Genomic DNA from Candidatus Brocadia sp.:
ACCAACAATTCCAAGTCCACACTGTAGTTATTCAATATGCTATGGAAAACCTCACCTTTTCGTCCGACTGAGCTCACGACGAAGTCCCCACCTTGCGAAGGCAATGTCAGTGAATTAAGGGAGAGAGCTTTTCTTCGAGTAAAGCCCAAAGGGCTGATAGAATATAGCTCAGGGCGATACAGTATCTTAATTCAATGACGTTGCCTTGCGAAGGAGGGGAAGGGGTGGTTATAAAATTCTACAGAATTTCACTTAATGTTGTGTAACTACCACACTGGATGAGGTGACCATCAGGCGTTTGTGGTTAATTTAAATATATCGGATACTTTACAGGTATTCCACGAATTCGGCCATCAATCTCCTGATAATATCGTTTATAAAGTCATTATCAAGCCATTTGCTCAGATTCACTCGTTTGTATATTCTGAGTGTCTTTGAGACGTAGTTCATCCTGTCAATAATAACACTGTCAACATGAGGTCTTATTTCCCTTGAAAGTGCCTCAGGGTTCATAGGCAGCACGGGACCTATAAAGGCATAGGTCTTTATTCCATTTTGATGGAGTATTTTCAGGGCATTTATCCTTGTATGAATGGGTGGGGCATGTGGCTCAAAGGCTTTTTTTATCTCTTCATTATCAGTTGTGATGGTAAGGCCAACTTCTATATCTTGAAATTTCTTAATCAGATCAATATCCCTCAGAACAAGAGGGGATTTCGTGAGTATATCCACGGAGAACTGGTGTTGTAAAAGGGCTTCAAGGCACTGCCTCGTAAGTCTGTATTTTGTCCCGATGGGTTGATAAGGGTCTGTTACTGAACTAATAAGTTTCATGATGCCGTTACCGTTCGTGGCAGAAAAACATCTCAATTCCCTGATGAATGCTGTTGAAATGGGATACAATAAATTCCAAATAACAAAAACCGCAAACAAATTCAAAATTTCAATTACCCAACGACTATCTCAGCTTTACCAGTTGTTGGTATTTATCAGCGAAGAATCAATATAATCAAGACCAGTAATTGAGATTTGGGAAAGTGGAATTTGTTTGTTATTTGGCGCTATTTTTAATTTTTGATTGAGGAGGTCTGGCCGTTTGTCATCCAATATTCACAAAGTGCTTTCAGAAGTGAGTAAAGACCGTATCCAAGGGTATGTCCGTGACATGGAAGGATTGCGTCATGCATGGTTGAATTATGACGCCTTAGAGGAAAGGGCTAAATTTATAGAAGAAACCTTTCGCTCCTTTACCCTCAAGGTGGAAAACCAGGATGTGCCATTCTATGGAAGGAGATACCGAAATATCATCGCTACCATGGGAGGAAGTGATGTTGGAAAGGAATGTATCCTTTTGGGTGCCCATTACGATGCCGCATGGAAAAGCCCGGGTGCTGATGACAATGCTAGCGGTGTAGCTGTGCCCCTTGAAGCAGCGGGGATTCTGTGCAGGCAGAAGCTCAACACGACCATCCAATGTGTCGCCTTTACCCTTGAAGAACCCCAACCACAGACCTTCAGATTTCGGGTCGGGAGCAACTATTTTGTAAAAGAGGCAAAAAGATGGAAAAGGAAATACGGGGCAGTCCTCATCCTGGAGTGTGTTGGATA
This window encodes:
- a CDS encoding M28 family peptidase, which gives rise to MSSNIHKVLSEVSKDRIQGYVRDMEGLRHAWLNYDALEERAKFIEETFRSFTLKVENQDVPFYGRRYRNIIATMGGSDVGKECILLGAHYDAAWKSPGADDNASGVAVPLEAAGILCRQKLNTTIQCVAFTLEEPQPQTFRFRVGSNYFVKEAKRWKRKYGAVLILECVGYTNKVPGSQGIPPLVRIPVSKTGDFLGVIANYRSKSLMNAFRRITNEYVPELNVISYKVLLSGYIIPQTRWSDHASFWNHGYPAFMLTDTAMFRNPYYHTPYDNYEKLDFTFMVNVTKAVVSVILNLDNLSKRLFSSWYNF